Proteins encoded by one window of Arabidopsis thaliana chromosome 2, partial sequence:
- the RLP28 gene encoding receptor like protein 28 (receptor like protein 28 (RLP28); INVOLVED IN: signal transduction; LOCATED IN: endomembrane system; EXPRESSED IN: stem, stamen; EXPRESSED DURING: 4 anthesis; CONTAINS InterPro DOMAIN/s: Leucine-rich repeat (InterPro:IPR001611); BEST Arabidopsis thaliana protein match is: receptor like protein 24 (TAIR:AT2G33020.1); Has 103918 Blast hits to 29475 proteins in 1146 species: Archae - 25; Bacteria - 8021; Metazoa - 21584; Fungi - 926; Plants - 65955; Viruses - 28; Other Eukaryotes - 7379 (source: NCBI BLink).) has product MSGSHLRLRFLSLLLLCCVSSSTSSLFTFSYPVLDLVACRSHQIQAFTQFKNEFDTHRCNHSDHSNGVWCDNSTGVVTKLQLNACLSGTLNPNSSLFWFHQLRFLNLSHNNFTSTSFPSEFGNLNKVEVLDLSFNSFTGQVPSSFSNLSQLTELHLSNNQLTGGFPQVQNLTNLSHLDFENNKFSGTVPSSLLMMPFLSYLNLYGNHFTGSIEVSTSSKLEILYLGLKPFEGQILEPISKLINLKRLELSFLNISYPLDLNLFSSLKSLTYLDLSGNSISPRSLRSDLYIPLTLEKLLLEQCGIIEFPNILKTLQKLEYIDMSNNRINGKIPEWLWRLPRLRSMSLANNSFNGFEGSTDVLVNSSMEILFMHSNNIQGALPNLPLSIKAFSAGYNNFSGEIPLSICNRSSLAALSLPYNNFTGKIPQCLSNLTFVHLRKNNLEGSIPDTLCAGDSLQTLDIGFNLISGTLPRSLLNCSSLEFLSVDNNRIKDTFPFWLKALPNLQVLILSSNKLYGPIAPPHQSPLAFPELRIFEIADNMFTGTLSPRYFVNWKTSSLTVNEDGDLYMVYKNNAFGIDSYVYRDTIDMKYKGLSMEQQMVLNSYSAIDFSGNRLEGQIPKSIGLLKELIALNLSNNAFTCHIPLSLANATELESLDLSRNQLSGTIPNGLKTLSFLAYINVSHNKLKGENHKEHRLLGNINPPLKGMQGFVVFLWRKLALERMRRQHNNLRKKTKNRSKC; this is encoded by the coding sequence ATGTCAGGATCACATCTGCGTTTGCGTTTTCTCTCGCTACTATTACTCTGTTGTGTCTCCTCTTCGACTTCAAGCTTATTCACTTTCAGTTATCCCGTTCTTGATCTTGTTGCTTGTCGTTCCCATCAGATTCAAGCCTTTACACAGTTCAAGAACGAGTTTGATACCCATCGTTGCAACCATAGTGACCACTCTAATGGAGTCTGGTGCGATAACTCGACGGGTGTGGTCACGAAGCTACAACTCAACGCTTGTCTCAGTGGAACTCTGAATCCCAACAGTAGCCTATTCTGGTTTCATCAGCTCCGTTTCCTTAATCTCTCTCACAACAACTTCACCTCCACTTCATTCCCTTCCGAGTTTGGTAATCTCAACAAAGTAGAGGTTTTGGATCTTTCCTTTAATAGCTTCACTGGCCAAGTTCCTTCCTCATTTAGTAACCTAAGTCAGCTAACCGAGTTGCACCTTTCCAATAACCAGCTCACTGGTGGTTTCCCACAGGTACAAAATCTAACTAACCTCTCCCATCTAgactttgaaaataataaattctcTGGAACCGtcccttcttctctcctcATGATGCCCTTTTTATCATATCTTAATTTATATGGAAACCATTTCACCGGTTCCATTGAAGTTTCTACCTCATCGAAGCTCGAGATCCTTTACCTTGGGCTTAAACCTTTTGAAGGACAAATCCTAGAGCCTATCTCAAAGCTCATAAACCTAAAGCGTCTTGaactttcttttctaaacATAAGCTACCCACTCGACTTAAacctcttctcctctctcaaATCTTTAACATACCTCGATCTTTCCGGTAACAGTATATCTCCGAGAAGTTTAAGGTCAGATTTATACATCCCACTAACCCTTGAGAAGTTGCTATTGGAGCAATGCGGCATCATAGAGTTTCCAAACATCTTAAAGACCCTTCAGAAGTTGGAGTATATAGACATGTCCAACAATAGAATCAATGGTAAAATCCCTGAGTGGTTATGGAGACTTCCTCGCCTAAGATCAATGAGTCTTGCAAATAATTCTTTCAACGGTTTCGAAGGTTCAACAGATGTTTTAGTAAATTCATCAATGGAGATATTATTTATGCATTCAAACAATATTCAAGGGGCACTTCCTAATCTACCACTCTCTATCAAAGCCTTCTCTGCGGGTTATAATAATTTCTCAGGAGAGATACCTCTTTCAATCTGCAACAGAAGCTCTCTTGCTGCTCTTTCTCTACCTTACAACAATTTCACCGGTAAAATTCCTCAATGTCTGAGTAATTTGACGTTTGTGCATCTTCGAAAGAACAATTTGGAAGGAAGTATTCCTGACACATTATGTGCCGGGGACTCTCTTCAGACACTCGACATTGGCTTCAATCTAATATCTGGGACGCTTCCAAGATCTCTCCTAAACTGCTCGTCTCTAGAGTTTCTTAGCGTTGACAACAACAGAATCAAAGACACATTTCCCTTCTGGCTCAAGGCTTTACCAAATTTGCAAGTCCTTATCCTAAGTTCAAACAAATTGTATGGTCCTATAGCTCCTCCTCATCAAAGTCCTCTCGCGTTTCCTGAGTTGCGGATATTTGAGATAGCTGATAATATGTTTACTGGAACCTTGTCACCAAGATACTTTGTGAACTGGAAAACATCATCACTCACGGTGAATGAAGATGGAGATTTATATATGGTATACAAGAATAATGCATTCGGTATAGATTCGTATGTGTATAGGGATACTATAGATATGAAATACAAAGGGTTATCCATGGAGCAACAGATGGTCCTCAACTCCTACAGTGCCATTGATTTTTCTGGGAATAGATTAGAAGGACAGATTCCTAAATCTATTGGTCTCTTGAAGGAACTCATTGCACTCAATTTATCAAACAACGCATTTACATGCCATATTCCTCTGTCTTTGGCCAATGCTACTGAGCTCGAGTCATTAGACCTGTCAAGAAACCAACTCTCTGGGACTATTCCTAATGGACTCAAGACCCTCTCGTTTTTGGCATACATAAATGTATCTCACAATAAACTCAAGGGTGAAAACCACAAGGAACACAGATTATTGGGCAACATAAATCCTCCTTTGAAGGGAATGCAGGGCTTTGTGGTCTTCCTTTGGAGGAAACTTGCTCTGGAAAGAATGCGCCGCCAACACAACAACctaaggaagaagacgaagaacaGGAGCAAGTGCTGA
- the NSP2 gene encoding nitrile specifier protein 2 (nitrile specifier protein 2 (NSP2); FUNCTIONS IN: molecular_function unknown; INVOLVED IN: glucosinolate catabolic process, nitrile biosynthetic process; LOCATED IN: cellular_component unknown; EXPRESSED IN: leaf apex, hypocotyl, root, flower, seed; EXPRESSED DURING: petal differentiation and expansion stage; CONTAINS InterPro DOMAIN/s: Galactose oxidase/kelch, beta-propeller (InterPro:IPR011043), Kelch repeat type 1 (InterPro:IPR006652), Mannose-binding lectin (InterPro:IPR001229), Myrosinase-binding related, jacalin-like lectin (InterPro:IPR017388), Kelch-type beta propeller (InterPro:IPR015915); BEST Arabidopsis thaliana protein match is: nitrile specifier protein 1 (TAIR:AT3G16400.2); Has 13143 Blast hits to 7111 proteins in 397 species: Archae - 8; Bacteria - 421; Metazoa - 7625; Fungi - 714; Plants - 2778; Viruses - 30; Other Eukaryotes - 1567 (source: NCBI BLink).) yields the protein MVQKVEARGGEIGDVWDDGAYDGVRKVYVGQGEDGIAFVKFEYVNGSQEVVGDERGKKTLLGAEEFEVDPDDYIVYVEGYHEKVFGVTTKEIISTLTFKTYKGKTSPPFGIVSGTKFVLQGGKIVGFHGRSTDVLHSLGAYISSPATPKLRGKWIKVEQKGEGPGPRCSHDIAQVGNKIFSFGGELTPNQPIDKHLYVFDLETRTWSISPATGDVPNLSCLGVRMVSIGSSLYVFGGRDASRKYNGFYSFDTTKNEWKLLTPVEQGPTPRSFHSMTADENNVYVFGGVSATVRLKTLDAYNIVDHKWVQCSTPGGSCSVRGGAGLEVVQGKVWVVYGFNGCEVDDVHCYDPAQDKWTQVETFGEKPCARSVFASAVVGKHILVFGGEIAMDPKAHEGPGQLSGGTFALDTETLKWEKLDKLGEEEETPSIRGWSASTTGTIDGKKGLVMFGGKAQTNDRFGDLFFYGVDSA from the exons ATGGTGCAAAAGGTGGAAGCAAGGGGTGGTGAGATAGGAGATGTATGGGATGATGGTGCTTACGACGGTGTTAGAAAAGTATACGTAGGGCAAGGCGAAGATGGTATAGCCTTCGTCAAGTTTGAGTATGTCAATGGTTCTCAAGAGGTTGTTGGAGATGAACGTGGGAAGAAGACTTTGCTAGGAGCTGAGGAG TTTGAGGTTGATCCGGATGACTACATCGTATACGTGGAAGGTTATCATGAGAAAGTTTTTGGggtaacaacaaaagaaatcatcTCCACTCTTACTTTCAAGACTTATAAAGGCAAAACTTCTCCGCCGTTTGGAATCGTCTCGGGGACAAAGTTTGTCCTCCAAGGTGGCAAAATCGTTGGGTTTCACGGACGTTCTACCGATGTTTTGCACTCACTTGGAGCCTATATATCATCGCCGGCCACTCCCAAATTGCGTGGAAAGTGGATTAAG GTGGAGCAAAAAGGAGAGGGTCCAGGGCCAAGATGCTCACATGACATAGCACAGGTgggaaacaaaattttctcaTTTGGTGGTGAGCTCACACCAAATCAGCCCATAGACAAACACCTTTACGTTTTTGACCTCGAGACCAGGACTTGGTCCATTTCTCCAGCCACCGGAGACGTTCCAAACCTCTCTTGCTTAGGCGTCCGTATGGTGTCAATTGGATCAAGCCTCTATGTCTTTGGAGGCCGAGACGCTTCACGCAAATACAACGGCTTCTACTCGTTTGACACGACCAAGAACGAGTGGAAACTGCTAACTCCGGTCGAACAAGGACCCACTCCTCGTAGCTTCCACTCGATGACCGCAGATGAGAACAACGTTTACGTTTTCGGTGGAGTGAGTGCTACGGTTCGGCTCAAGACACTAGACGCTTACAACATCGTTGATCACAAGTGGGTGCAGTGTTCGACCCCGGGAGGTTCGTGTAGCGTAAGAGGAGGAGCCGGGCTCGAAGTGGTTCAAGGGAAAGTATGGGTTGTGTATGGATTCAACGGATGTGAAGTAGATGATGTTCATTGCTACGATCCAGCTCAAGACAAGTGGACACAAGTGGAGACGTTCGGTGAGAAGCCTTGCGCTAGGAGTGTGTTCGCTAGTGCGGTTGTTGGGAAACACATTTTGGTCTTTGGAGGTGAGATAGCGATGGACCCAAAAGCTCACGAAGGTCCGGGTCAATTGAGTGGTGGAACTTTTGCGTTGGATACAGAGACGTTGAAGTGGGAGAAGCTGGATAAGTTaggtgaagaggaagagactcCGAGTATCAGAGGTTGGTCTGCGTCCACGACAGGTACCATTGATGGTAAGAAAGGACTGGTGATGTTTGGTGGGAAAGCTCAAACCAATGATCGGTTTGGTGATCTCTTCTTTTATGGAGTTGACTCTGCATAA
- the NSP2 gene encoding nitrile specifier protein 2 (nitrile specifier protein 2 (NSP2); FUNCTIONS IN: molecular_function unknown; INVOLVED IN: glucosinolate catabolic process, nitrile biosynthetic process; LOCATED IN: cellular_component unknown; EXPRESSED IN: leaf apex, hypocotyl, root, flower; EXPRESSED DURING: petal differentiation and expansion stage; CONTAINS InterPro DOMAIN/s: Kelch repeat type 1 (InterPro:IPR006652), Galactose oxidase/kelch, beta-propeller (InterPro:IPR011043), Mannose-binding lectin (InterPro:IPR001229), Kelch-type beta propeller (InterPro:IPR015915); BEST Arabidopsis thaliana protein match is: nitrile specifier protein 1 (TAIR:AT3G16400.2).), with translation MVQKVEARGGEIGDVWDDGAYDGVRKVYVGQGEDGIAFVKFEYVNGSQEVVGDERGKKTLLGAEEFEVDPDDYIVYVEGYHEKVFGVTTKEIISTLTFKTYKGKTSPPFGIVSGTKFVLQGGKIVGFHGRSTDVLHSLGAYISSPATPKLRGKWIKVVVEQKGEGPGPRCSHDIAQVGNKIFSFGGELTPNQPIDKHLYVFDLETRTWSISPATGDVPNLSCLGVRMVSIGSSLYVFGGRDASRKYNGFYSFDTTKNEWKLLTPVEQGPTPRSFHSMTADENNVYVFGGVSATVRLKTLDAYNIVDHKWVQCSTPGGSCSVRGGAGLEVVQGKVWVVYGFNGCEVDDVHCYDPAQDKWTQVETFGEKPCARSVFASAVVGKHILVFGGEIAMDPKAHEGPGQLSGGTFALDTETLKWEKLDKLGEEEETPSIRGWSASTTGTIDGKKGLVMFGGKAQTNDRFGDLFFYGVDSA, from the exons ATGGTGCAAAAGGTGGAAGCAAGGGGTGGTGAGATAGGAGATGTATGGGATGATGGTGCTTACGACGGTGTTAGAAAAGTATACGTAGGGCAAGGCGAAGATGGTATAGCCTTCGTCAAGTTTGAGTATGTCAATGGTTCTCAAGAGGTTGTTGGAGATGAACGTGGGAAGAAGACTTTGCTAGGAGCTGAGGAG TTTGAGGTTGATCCGGATGACTACATCGTATACGTGGAAGGTTATCATGAGAAAGTTTTTGGggtaacaacaaaagaaatcatcTCCACTCTTACTTTCAAGACTTATAAAGGCAAAACTTCTCCGCCGTTTGGAATCGTCTCGGGGACAAAGTTTGTCCTCCAAGGTGGCAAAATCGTTGGGTTTCACGGACGTTCTACCGATGTTTTGCACTCACTTGGAGCCTATATATCATCGCCGGCCACTCCCAAATTGCGTGGAAAGTGGATTAAGGTAGTA GTGGAGCAAAAAGGAGAGGGTCCAGGGCCAAGATGCTCACATGACATAGCACAGGTgggaaacaaaattttctcaTTTGGTGGTGAGCTCACACCAAATCAGCCCATAGACAAACACCTTTACGTTTTTGACCTCGAGACCAGGACTTGGTCCATTTCTCCAGCCACCGGAGACGTTCCAAACCTCTCTTGCTTAGGCGTCCGTATGGTGTCAATTGGATCAAGCCTCTATGTCTTTGGAGGCCGAGACGCTTCACGCAAATACAACGGCTTCTACTCGTTTGACACGACCAAGAACGAGTGGAAACTGCTAACTCCGGTCGAACAAGGACCCACTCCTCGTAGCTTCCACTCGATGACCGCAGATGAGAACAACGTTTACGTTTTCGGTGGAGTGAGTGCTACGGTTCGGCTCAAGACACTAGACGCTTACAACATCGTTGATCACAAGTGGGTGCAGTGTTCGACCCCGGGAGGTTCGTGTAGCGTAAGAGGAGGAGCCGGGCTCGAAGTGGTTCAAGGGAAAGTATGGGTTGTGTATGGATTCAACGGATGTGAAGTAGATGATGTTCATTGCTACGATCCAGCTCAAGACAAGTGGACACAAGTGGAGACGTTCGGTGAGAAGCCTTGCGCTAGGAGTGTGTTCGCTAGTGCGGTTGTTGGGAAACACATTTTGGTCTTTGGAGGTGAGATAGCGATGGACCCAAAAGCTCACGAAGGTCCGGGTCAATTGAGTGGTGGAACTTTTGCGTTGGATACAGAGACGTTGAAGTGGGAGAAGCTGGATAAGTTaggtgaagaggaagagactcCGAGTATCAGAGGTTGGTCTGCGTCCACGACAGGTACCATTGATGGTAAGAAAGGACTGGTGATGTTTGGTGGGAAAGCTCAAACCAATGATCGGTTTGGTGATCTCTTCTTTTATGGAGTTGACTCTGCATAA
- a CDS encoding Transcription elongation factor (TFIIS) family protein (Transcription elongation factor (TFIIS) family protein; FUNCTIONS IN: molecular_function unknown; INVOLVED IN: transcription; LOCATED IN: nucleus; CONTAINS InterPro DOMAIN/s: Transcription factor IIS, N-terminal (InterPro:IPR017923), Transcription elongation factor, TFIIS/CRSP70, N-terminal, sub-type (InterPro:IPR003617); BEST Arabidopsis thaliana protein match is: Transcription elongation factor (TFIIS) family protein (TAIR:AT2G33300.1); Has 73 Blast hits to 73 proteins in 14 species: Archae - 0; Bacteria - 3; Metazoa - 0; Fungi - 0; Plants - 69; Viruses - 0; Other Eukaryotes - 1 (source: NCBI BLink).) — protein MVDHGMFYSSRMSTLSSNGRGDAYTCKKALHLTLNKPNVVKACSDLKKNEHQISRDFAAETKKKTEFLVLKKNNDERSKTGEVTREKKQSALPLKLSKTPRSGTGEIKQTLKKRGLSKSVPETSRLIKLKKQPPVKVSDKPKSCPVLTKNDTDTLELFEIAKKSADFANAKGILASEVETSMCVDTLTLLLEFPISARDMETRKLMVRLEHLTKHKNRKICNSASKLLQCWRESIREQQLRESRKTQG, from the coding sequence ATGGTAGATCACGGTATGTTCTACTCCTCCAGGATGAGTACTCTTTCTTCCAACGGAAGAGGCGACGCTTATACTTGCAAAAAAGCTCTTCACTTGACTCTGAATAAACCTAATGTTGTTAAAGCATGTTCggatttgaagaagaatgaaCATCAGATATCTCGTGATTTTGCGGCAGAGACTAAGAAAAAGactgagtttttggtgttgaagaagaacaacgaTGAGAGATCTAAGACTGGTGAAGTAactagagagaagaagcaatcgGCTCTACCTCTGAAACTTTCTAAAACCCCTAGATCTGGAACGGGAGAGATTAAGCAAACTTTGAAGAAGCGTGGCCTTTCCAAGTCTGTTCCAGAAACATCGAGGCTGATCAAGTTGAAGAAGCAGCCGCCTGTGAAAGTATCTGACAAACCTAAGAGTTGTCCTGTCTTGACGAAGAACGACACGGATACGTTGGAACTGTTCGAGATCGCCAAAAAATCTGCTGATTTTGCCAACGCAAAGGGAATACTCGCGTCTGAAGTAGAGACATCAATGTGTGTAGATACCCTCACTCTGCTCTTGGAGTTTCCCATCAGCGCAAGAGATATGGAAACAAGGAAGCTCATGGTTAGGCTAGAGCATCTTACAAAACACAAGAACCGAAAAATATGCAATTCTGCTTCAAAACTTCTTCAATGTTGGAGGGAGAGTATCAGAGAGCAACAACTCAGAGAGTCCCGTAAAACTCAAGGCTAA